GGGGGTCAGGTAGATGCCGAAGATCGTCACGCCGATCATCCCGCTGAAGACGGCGATGCCCATGGCCTGGCGCATCTCGGAGCCCGCGCCGCTGCCGAAGATCAGCGGCGTCACGCCGGCGATGAAGGCGATCGAGGTCATCAGGATGGGGCGCAGGCGCATGCGGCAGGCGTGGATCACGGCATCGAGCACCTTCTCGCCCTGCTCTTCGAGCTCCTTGGCGAACTCGACGATCAGGATGGCGTTCTTGCATGCCAGGCCGACGAGCACGACGAAGGCGATCTGCGTGAACAGATTGAAGTCGCCCGGCTGGCCCCAGAAGCGCGAGAGCCAGACGCCGGTCAGCGCCGACAGGATGCACATCGGCACGATCAGCAGGATCGCGATCGGCAGCTTCCAGCTCTCGTACATCGCCGCCAGCACCAGGAAGACCAGCAGCACGCAGATCGGGAAGATCAGGACCATGGTGTTGCCGGCGATCTTTTCCTGGTAGACCAGCTCGGTCCACTGGTAGCCGACGCCGCGCGGCAGCGCCTCCTTGAGCAGCTTCTCCATCTCGGCCTGGGCCTGGCCCGAGCTGAAGCCGGGCTTGGGCGAGCCGTTGATGTCGGCCGAGTAGTAGCCGTTGTAGCGGCTGACCGCCGAGGGGCCGAAGGTGGGCTGCACGTCGACGAAGGCGCCCAGCGGCACCATGTCGCCGCGGTCGTTGCGCACGCGCAGGGCGGCGATGTCCTCGGGCTTGTTGCGGAAGGGCGCATCGGCCTGGACGATGACCTGGTAGGTCTTGCCGAAGCGGTTGAAGTCGTTGACGTAGAGCGAGCCCAGGTAGGTCTGCATGGTCTCGTAGACGTCGGACAGGTTCACGCCAAGCTGCTTGGCCTTGGTGCGGTCCACGTCCGCGAAGAGCTGCGGCACATTGATCTGATAGTTGCTGTAGGTCAGACCGATGCTGGACTGCGGGTTGGCATAGATGCGGCCGATGGCGCCCCAGACCGCGGCATAGAGCGCCTGCTCGCCGACCGAATCGCGGTCTTGCAGCTCCAGGCGGAAACCGCCGGCATTGCCCAGGCCGTCCACCGCGGGTGGCGGCACGACGAACATCTGCGCATCCTGGATCTGCTGGATCGCCCCGTTGACGTTGCCCAGGATGGCCTGGAGCTGGGTCTCGGCGGTCTTGCGGTCCTCGAAGTCGTGCAGGCCGAAGAAGACGATGCCGGCGTTCGGCTGGGCCGCGAAGCCATTGATCGACAGGCCAGGGAAGGCCACCGAATCCTTGATGCCGGGTACCTTGAGCGCGATCTCGCTCATGCGGCGGATGACGGCCTCGGTGCGGTCCAGGCTGGCGCCGTCGGGCAGTTGGGCGATGCCGATCAGGTACTGCTTGTCGGGCGCCGGCACGAAGCCCGGCGGCACGCGGGTGAAGAGGAAGCCGGTCAGCGCCAGGCCGATGGCATAGACCACCAGGGCCGCCGCCTTGTGCCGCACCAGACCGCCGACCTGCCGGCTGTAGCCCGAGGAGCCGCGCTGGAAGACGCGGTTGAACCAGGCGAAGAAGCCGCCGAAGACCTTGTCCATGCCGCGGGTCAGCCAGTCCTTGGGGGCGTCATGGCCCTTGAGCAGGATGGCGCTGAGCGCAGGCGACAGGGTCAGTGAGTTGAAGGCCGAGATCACCGTGGAGATCGCGATCGTCACCGCGAACTGGCGGTAGAACTGCCCCGACAGGCCGGAGACGAAGGCCAGCGGAATGAAGACCGCGCACAGCACCAGGCCGATGGCGATGATGGGCCCGCTGACCTCGCGCATGGCCTTGATGCTGGCCTCGCGCGGGCTGAGGCCGGACTCGATGTTGCGCTCGACGTTCTCGACCACGACGATCGCATCGTCGACCACGATGCCGATGGCCAGCACCAGGCCGAACAGCGTCAGGGTGTTGATGGTGAAGCCCATCGCCAGCAGCACGGCGAAGGTGCCGACCACCGAGACCGGCACGGCCAGCAGCGGGATGATCGAGGCGCGCCAGGTCTGCAGGAAGACGATGACCACCAGCACCACCAGCAGCACCGCCTCGATCAGGGTCTGCACGACCTTGTTGATCGAGGTCTGCACGAAGCGGGTGGGGTCGTAGACGATGCTGTAGTCCACGCCGGCCGGGAAGTCGGCCTTGAGCCGCTCCATGGTCTGGCGCACCGCCTCCGACAGCGCCAGCGCATTCGCGTCGGGCGACTGGAAGATGGCGATGGCCGCAGCCTCCTTGTTGTTCAGCAGGCTGCGCAGCGAATAGCTGTTAGACGAAAGCTCGACCCGGCCGACGTCCTTGAGCCGGACGATGGAGCCGTCGCGGGTGTCGACGCGCAGGATGATCTCGGCGAACTCCTCGGGCGAGCTGAGCCGGCCCTGGGTGTTGATCGAGAGCTGGAATTCGGTGCCGCGCGGCGCGGGCGGCGCGCCGACGACACCGGCCGCGACCTGCGCGTTCTGCTCGCGGACCGCTCGGGTCACGTCGCCCGCGGTCAGGCCGCGCGCGGTGAGCTTGTCCGGGTCCAGCCAGATGCGCATGGCGTAGTCGCCCGAGCCGAAGGCCTGCACCGAGCCCATGCCGGGGATGCGCAGCAGCTCGTCGCGGATGTTGAGCGTCGCGTAGTTGCGCAGGTAGAGCGCGTCGTACTTGTCCTCCGGCGAGACGAGGTGGACCACCATCGTCAGGTTGGGCGAACTCTTCTCGGTCGTCACGCCGATCTGCCGTACCACCTCGGGCAGGCGCGGCAGCGTGCGGTTGACGCGGTTCTGCACCGCGGTCTCGGCCGCATCGGCATCGGTGCCGATCTTGAAGGTGACGGTCAGGGTCATCGCGCCGTCGGCGGTGGCCTGCGAGGACATATAGAGCATGTCCTCGACGCCGTTGACCGCCTCTTCCAGCGGCGTGGCCACCGTCTGGGCGATCACGCGCGGGTTGGCGCCGGGGAACTGGGCGCGCACGACGACCTGCGGCGGCGCGACCTCGGGGTATTCGGAAATCGGCAGCCGGAAGATCGCGATCAGGCCGACGAGGAAGACCATGATCGACAGCACCGCGGCAAAGCGCGGCCGGTCGATGAAGAAGCGTGAGATGTCCATGGCGCGGGCTCCGGCAGATCAGGCGCCGGCCGCCGAGGCGGCGGAGGCCGGGGCGGCGGCCGGCGCCGCGCCCGGGGCGGCTTCGACCGGCAGGCCATTGGCATCGACCGGCAGTTCCAGCGGCTCCAGCGGCGCGCCGGGGCGCACGCGCTGCAAGCCGCTGACAACCACCTTCTCGCCCGCGGCCAGGCCCTTCTCGATCACCCGCATGCCCTCGCGCAGCGCGCCGGGCTGGACTTCGCGGTACTGCGCGATCTTGTCCGCGCCGACCACGTAGACGAACTTCTTGCTCTGGTCCGTGCCGATCGCGCGGTCCGGCGTCAGCACGACCTTGCGCGGCTCGCCACCCGCGAGCTGGATGCGTGCGAACAGGCCCGGCGCGAAGCGGCCGTCGCGGTTGTCGAAGACGGCGCGGACGCGGATCGCGCCGGTCGCCGGATTCAGGCGGTTGTCGACGAAGTCGACCGCGCCGGCATGCGGCAGGCCGCGCTCGTCGGCCAGGCCCATGCGGGCCTGCAGCGTCGCCGGGGCCACCTTGCGCAGGCGCAGGAAGGCCTGCTCGCTCACGTCGAAATAGGCATAGACCTTCTGCAGGCTGACCAGGGTGGTCAGCACCTGCTCGGGGCCGACGAGGTTGCCGGTGGTGATCTCGGCGCGCGAGAGCTTGCCGGCGATGGGCGCGCGGATTTCGGTGAAGGCCAGGTTCAGGCGGGCGCCCTGCAGCGCGGCCTCGGCCGCGCGAAGCTGGGCTTCGGCGGTGCGGGCGGCGGCGGCGAGCTGGTCGACCTCCTGGCGCGAGACGGCGCGCGATTCCAGCAGGCCCTGGGCGCGGCCCAGGTCGGCCTGGGCGATGGCGAACTGGGCCTGGGCGGCCGCCTGCTGCGATTCGAAGCGGGCGACCTCGGCGGCATAGGTGCGGCGGTCGATGGTGAAGAGCAACTGGCCGGCCTTGACCACCGCGCCGTCGCGGAAATGCACCTTGTCGATGGGGCCGCCGACGCGGGCGCGGATGTCGACCGATTCGGGCGCTTCGAGGCGGCCGGTGAAGTCGAGCTGCTCACGCACCATGCGCTCGACCGCGGGCGCCACCGCCACCGGCGGCGCACCCGGCGGGCCGCCCTGGGCCTGGACGCCTTCGCTGCAGCCACTCAGCAGGCTGAGGCTGCCGAGCACGGCGACCAGGGTGGTCGTGGCCGCCAGGGCCCAGGGGCGGCGGCCCAGGGGCTGGGTGGTGGCGTCGGCGTTGGCGTCGGGGGGGGTGCCGGCGTCGGACGATAGGGGACGGATGGAGGGCGTCATGGTCGTGCAGCTTCTTTGGCCCGGGCGGCCGGAAGGGGGAGGCAGGGGCCCGGCGCACAGCGCCCGGCCCTTGACCCGCAGTGCAGCAATCTTAATGACCAAACGGTCAGTCAGGTGTGACAGCCCAAAGGCCTTAGGCCCCATGAGCCCAAAACGCGGCCCGCTTGCGCGGCAGCGGCGAAGCGAGGCGCAGCCCGCCGCCGCGGCTTTGGCATGATGGGCCGATGCCCGAACTGCGCAGCCTGCCGCCCGCCCCGCCGCCCCCGAGCGAGCCGCGCCGCCACGGCCCGGCCGCCTATGCCGTGCGGGTGGCGCCGAGCCGCATCGACGGCCAGGGCGCCTATGCCGACGAGGCGGTGCCGGCGCGGCGCAAGATCGGCGAGATCCGCGGCGAGCGCATCAGCGTGCGCGAGGCCCGTCGGCGCGCCAAGGGCCTGGCGCGGATCATGATCGTCGAGCTCGATGCGCATCACGCGATCGACGCAGCGGGCTCCTCGGATCCGCTGCGCTTCGTCAACCACAGCTGCGCGCCGAATGCGGTGCTGCGCATCCGCCAGGGCCGGGTGGAGTTCTACGCCCTGCGCGCGCTGAGCCCGGGCGAGGAGATCACCGCCGACTACGGCGAGTCGCACCACGCCGGCCAGTTGCGCTGCGGCTGCGGCGCGCCCAACTGCCGCGGCGCGATCTGAACCGGGCCCGCCCCCGGGCCGGCGGGCTTCGCGGAAAATCCACGGTTTCCTCCGCGAGGCCCCGATGAACGACGACACCCCCCGCGAAGCCAGCGCCCCCGTGGCCGAGGCCCCTGCCGCTGCCGGCAAGAAGGTCTACATCAAGACCTTCGGCTGCCAGATGAACGAGTACGACTCGGACAAGATGGTGGACGTGATGCGCGCCGCCGAAGGCTACGAGCCCACGCAGGACCCGGAGCAGGCCGACCTGATCCTCTTCAACACCTGCTCGGTGCGCGAGAAGGCGCAGGAGAAGGTCTTCAGCGACCTGGGCCGGGTCAAGCACCTGAAGGCGCGCGGCACCAAGATTGCCGTGGGCGGCTGCGTGGCCAGCCAGGAAGGCGCGGCCCTGCTGGACCGTGCGCCCTATGTGGACGTGGTCTTTGGCCCCCAGACCCTGCACCGCCTGCCCGAGCTGCTAAAGCGCCGCGACAGCCAGCGCCGGCCGCAGGTCGACATCAGCTTCCCCGAGGTCGAGAAGTTCGACCACCTGCCGCCCGCCCGGGTGGAGGGCGCCAGCGCCTTCGTCTCCATCATGGAAGGTTGCAGCAAGTACTGCAGCTACTGCGTGGTGCCCTACACCCGCGGCGAGGAGGTGAGCCGGCCCTTCGACGACGTGCTGAGCGAGGTGGCCCACCTGGCCGAGCAGGGCGTGAAGGAAGTGACGCTGCTGGGCCAGAACGTGAACGCCTACCGCGGGCCGATGGGCGGCACGGCCGAGATCGCCGACTTCGCCTTCCTGCTGGAAGTGGTGGCCGAGATCCCGGGCATCGAGCGCATCCGCTACACGACCAGCCATCCCAAGGAGTTCAGCGCGCGGCTGATCGAGCTCTACGGCCGCTGCGACAAGCTGGTCAACCATGTGCACCTGCCGGTGCAGCACGGCAGCGACCGCGTGCTGATGGCGATGAAGCGCGGCTACACCGCGCTGGAGTTCAAGAGCATCGTGCGCCGCCTGCGCGCGCTGCGGCCGGACATCGCCATCGGCAGCGACTTCATCGTCGGCTTTCCCGGCGAGACCGAGGCCGACTTCGCCCTGCTGATGAAGCTGGTCGAGGAGGTGGCCTTTGACGCGAGCTTCAGCTTCATCTACAGCAGCCGGCCCGGCACGCCCGCCGCGGCGCTGGCCGACGACACGCCGGCGGAGGTGAAGCTCAAGCGCCTGCAAGTCCTGCAAGCGGCGATCGAGGCCGAGGCGCAGCGCCGCAGCCAGGCCCTGGTCGGCTGCATGCAGCGCGTGCTGGTCGAGGGCCCGAGCCGCAAGGACCCGACCGAGCTGATGGGCCGCACCGAGTGCAACCGCATCGTCAACTTCGCCCCCGGCCCGCAGCCGCAGCGCCTGGTCGGCCAGTTGCTGGACCTGCGCATCACCCAGGCCCTGCCGCATTCGCTGCGCGCCGAGCTGCCCACGCGCGAGGCCGTGCTCAGCGCCTGAGCCTGGGCTCTGTCCTGAAGCCCAAAGCCCGAAGCACGCATCCCCCGGCGGCCTGACGGCCGCCACTTGCCGGAGCCCCATGCCATGAACGCCCCCGAACGCCTGCTGCCGTCCCCGGATGCCGAGGCCCTGCGTGCCCATGTGGACCGCGCCTGGGCCGAGCGCATCGTGCCCGCGCTGCGCGACTACATCGCCATCCCGGCCAAGAGCCCGCTCTTCGATCCCGACTGGGCCGAGCACGGCCACCTGGAGAAGGTGCTGCGCGACGCGTCGACCTGGGTCGAGGCGCAGGGTCTGAGGGGCCTGCGGCTGGAGATCGTCCGCCTGACGGGCCCCGACGGCCGCCCGCGCACGCCGGTGATCTTCTTCGAGCTGGCGGCGAGTACGCCGGCTGCTGCGGTGCGTGCGCAGGACGATCCGACCGTGCTGCTCTATGGCCATCTGGACAAGCAGCCCGAGTTCGATGGCTGGAGGACCGGCCTCGGTCCGTGGACGCCGGTGCTGCAGGGCGAGCGGCTCTACGGCCGCGGCAGCGCCGACGATGGCTACGCCGTCTACAGCGCCGTCACGGCGTTGGCCGCGCTTCAGGCCCAGGGCCTGCCGCACCCGCGCTGCGTGGGCCTGATCGAGAGCTGCGAGGAAAGCGGCTCGGGCGACCTGCCGGCCTACCTGGACGCGCTGCGCCCGCGCCTGGGCGATGTGCAGCTCGTCGTCTGCCTGGATTCGGGGGCCGGCAACTACGAGCAGCTCTGGCTGACCAGCAGCCTGCGCGGCAACGTGACCGGCACGCTGCGGGTGGAGGTGCTGGACGAGGGCGTGCACTCGGGCGACGGCAGCGGCCTAGTGCCCTCGAGCTTCCGCATCCTGCGCCATCTGCTGGACCGGCTGGAGGACAGCGGCAGCGGTCGCGTGCTGCCCGAGAGCTTCCATGTCGCGATCCCGGCCGAGCGGGTGGCCCAGGCGCAGCAGGCCGCCGCCATCCTTGGGGCCGAGGTCTGGAAGCGCTACCCCTGGGCCTGCGGCGCCGACGGCGGCTTCGTGCTGCCGGTGACGACCGACCCGGCCGAGGTGCTGCTCAACCGCACCTGGCGCCCGACGCTGAGCGTGACCGGCGCCGACGGCTTTCCCGCCACCCGCAGCGCCGGCAATGTGCTGCGGCCCTTCACCGCCTTCAAGCTCAGCCTGCGCTTGCCGCCGGGCGTGGATGGCCATGTCGCCGCCCAGCGCCTGAAGGCCCTGCTGGAAGATCAGGCGCCCTACAACGCGCGGGTCACCTTCGAGCCCGATGGCCGGGCCGGCCCCGACGATGACGGCCAGGGCTCGGCGCGCTGGGGCGCGACGGGCTGGAATGCGCCCTCGCTCGCGCCCTGGCTGGATGCGGCGCTGGAGGCCGCCTCGCGCACGCACTTCGGCGCGTCCTATGCCCACATCGGCCAGGGCGGCACCATCCCGCTGATGAGCTTGCTGGAGGCGGGCTTCCCCAAGGCGCAGATGATGGTCTGCGGGGTGCTGGGCCCGAAGAGCAATGCGCATGGCCCCAACGAGTTCCTGCACCTGCCCTATGCGCAGCGGCTGACGGCCAGCGTCGCCGAGGTGATCGCGGCCTTCGCGCGCACGAAGGCTGAGGCTGTGGCGGGCTGAGCGGGGGCCGGTTTTCACGGCCGGGTCATGCAAGGCGCTTAGGGTCCGGTCCACGCCGCGACCTGTCCCGCGGACGCAGGAAGCCGACCATGACCCGCCCCGACGACGACCGCGCGACCGGCGCCGAACCCGACCTGGCCGAGCGCCTCTTCCTGGACCGGCTCGACAGCCTGGACGAGGAACTGGAACTGGAATTCGACGACCGCGACGCCGGCCGCAGCGCGGAAAGCCGCGACGAACGCCGACGCTACTTCCAGGAGTTGTTCCGCTTGCAGGGCGAGCTGGTCAAGCTGCAAGACTGGGTGCAGCACACGCGGCACAAGGTGGTCATCCTCTTCGAGGGCCGTGACGCGGCCGGCAAGGGCGGCGTGATCAAGCGTATCACCCAGCGGCTGAACCCGCGCGTCTGCCGCGTGGCCGCGCTGCCGGCGCCGAACGACCGCGAGCGCACGCAGTGGTACTTCCAGCGCTATGCCGCCCACCTGCCGGCTGCGGGCGAGATCGTGCTGTTTGACCGCAGTTGGTACAACCGTGCGGGCGTCGAGCGGGTGATGGGCTTCTGCACCGAGGCCGAGGTCGAGGAGTTCTTCCGCTCGGTGCCCGAGTTCGAGCGCATGCTGGTGCGCTCGGGCATCCAGCTCATCAAGTACTGGTTCTCGATCACCGACGAGGAGCAGGAAGCCCGCTTCGTAGCCCGCATCCAGGATCCGCTCAAGCAGTGGAAGCTCAGCCCCATGGACCTGGAAAGCCGGCGCCGCTGGGAGGACTACACCGTGGCCAAGGAAGCGATGCTGGAGCGCACGCACATCGCCGAGGCGCCTTGGTGGGTGGTGCAAGCCGTCGACAAGAAGAAGGCACGACTGAACTGCATCGCCCATCTGCTGGATCAGATGCCCTATGCCGAGGTGGAGCGTCCCGCCATCCAATTGCCGCAGCGGGTGCGGCATGCGGATTACCTGCGGCATCCGGTGCCGCAGGATCTAATCGTGCCTGAGCGTTACTGAACTGCCGGACCGGGCGGCCTGCCGAGCGGCTGCCTTGCCGATGCCGAACGAGCCGGCGCGGGTCGAGCCGGGCCGCGCAAGTGCTCAGACTGGCAGCGGACCGCGACGCAACCAGCAACGCAGGATGGCCGCGGCCATCGGCGCCGCCACTTCGGCCAGGTAGCGCAGGAAGTCGCCATGGGCGGCGTCGTCGGCCCGGTCGGAGATGCTGCGGATCACGGCATAGGGCACATCGCAGTCGTGGCAGACCTGGGCCAGGGCAGCGCCCTCCATCTCGACCGCCAGGGCATCGGGAAGCTCGTGGCGCAAGGCCTGACTTTCTGCCGCGGTGGCGACAAAGCGATCGCCGCTGACGATCAGGCCCTCGTGCAGGCGCGGCTGCGAGACGCCCAAGGCCTCCAGCGAGGCGGCCAGCGCCAGCCGCTCGACCGCCAAAGCCTCGGCCGCGGCGGCCTGCAAGCCATCACTCAGCTCGGCATCGGTCGGGAAGCGGGAGCGTCCGGTCAGCGGCACCTCATGCCGCGGAAACAGGGGGGAGACGTCCAGATCGTGCTGCAGCAGCTCGCGGGCGATGACGATGTCGCCCACCCGAGCCTGCGGATGCAGGCCGCCCGCCACGCCGGTGAAGACGATCGCCCGCGCCTTGAAACGCTCGATCAGCAAGGTGGCCGTGGTTGCGGCTGCGACCTTGCCGATGCGCGAAAGCACCAGCACCACGTCCTGTCCTTCGAGACGACCTGCGTGAAAGGCACGGCCGGCATGGTGATGCACGGTCGGCGAGTCCAACTGGGCCAGAAGCGCGGCAAGCTCCTCGGGCATGGCCGCCATCAGGGCCAGGGTCATGACAATCCTTGAACAGGGCGAGGGCGACGGGAGCGCATGAATCAGCGCAGCTCGCGTCGAAGGATCTTGCCGACCGGGGTCTTGGGCAAGTCGGCCCGGAACTCGATCTGGCGCGGACGCTTGTAGCCGGTCAGATTGGCATGGCAGTAGGTGCGCACTTGCTCCTCGGTGAGGGAGGGGTCCTGACGCACGATGACCAAGCGCACAGCTTCGCCAGATTTCTCGTCGGGTACCCCAACAGCCGCGCACTCAAGCACGCCAGGCATGCGCGACATCACATCCTCGATCTCGTTTGGATAGACGTTGAAGCCGCTGACGAGAATCATGTCCTTCTTGCGGTCGACGATCTTGAAGTAGCCGCGCTCATCGGCCACGCCAATGTCGCCGGTCCGCAGGAAGCCGTCCGCTGTCATCACGGCTGCCGTCTCGTCTGGCCGCTGCCAATAGCCCTGCATCACTTGCGGGCCGCGGATCGCGATCTCGCCGGGTTCGCCCAGCGCCACCTCCTGCCCGGCGTCGTCAAGCAGCTTGAACTCCGTCGACGGCAGGGGCAAGCCGATCGTGCCGGTGTAGCTCTTGGCATCGACCGGATTGCAACTGGCGGTCGGGCTGGTTTCCGACAGGCCGTAGCCTTCACAGATCGAACAGCCGGTCTTTTCTAGCCAAAGCTGCGCGACACCCGCGGTCACCGCCATGCCACCCCCGACGCTCAAACGCAGGCTCGACCAATCGACGGTGTTGAATTCAGGATGCCGCGCCAAGGCGCCGAACAAGGTATTGACCGCTGGAAAACTGTGGAAGCGATGCGGCTTGAGCGCCTTGAACACCGCAGGCAGGTCTCGGGGATTGGGAATCAGAATGTTGGCGCCACCGACTCGGAGGCTCAGCATCATGTTCACAGTAAACGCAAAGATGTGATAAAGCGGCAGTGCACAAACCGTCAACAAGGGCTCGTTGGCAGGCAACCCACCAAGGACCGGTCGATACCAAGCCTCGCATTGCAGAACATTTGCGATGATGTTCCGGTGGCTGAGAACCGCTCCTTTGCTGACCCCAGTGGTTCCCCCGGTGTATTGGAGCAACGCCACATCCTCAGCATCAACCTCAGGTCGCTGGTACGGCTGGGCTGCTCCTCGCTGCAAGGCCGTACCGAATCGAACAAAACCCGTCGAGTCGAAAGCCGGCACGAGCTTCTTGACGTGCCGCACCACCGCATTGACCACAGCGCCCTTGGCAACTCCCAGCATATCGCCCATGGCGGCAAGAACCACTCGGTTCGGCGGAATGGCATGCTTGGCAGCGCGCAAAGTCGCTGCGAAATTCTCAAGAATGACGATCGCTGACGATCCGGAATCGCGAAGCTGATGCTCAAGCTCGCGCGGGGTGTAGAGCGGGTTGACGTTCACCAGCACACAGCCGGCTCGCAGGATGCCTGCAACGACCACAGGATACTGCGGAACATTGGGCATCATCACGGCAACGCGATCACCCGCCTGTAAACCCAGCGACTGAAGGTATGCCGCAAAAGCGCGCGATCGAACATCAAGATCGTGAAAGCTGAAGCTGCGCCCAAGAAAGT
This window of the Piscinibacter lacus genome carries:
- the ppk2 gene encoding polyphosphate kinase 2, translated to MTRPDDDRATGAEPDLAERLFLDRLDSLDEELELEFDDRDAGRSAESRDERRRYFQELFRLQGELVKLQDWVQHTRHKVVILFEGRDAAGKGGVIKRITQRLNPRVCRVAALPAPNDRERTQWYFQRYAAHLPAAGEIVLFDRSWYNRAGVERVMGFCTEAEVEEFFRSVPEFERMLVRSGIQLIKYWFSITDEEQEARFVARIQDPLKQWKLSPMDLESRRRWEDYTVAKEAMLERTHIAEAPWWVVQAVDKKKARLNCIAHLLDQMPYAEVERPAIQLPQRVRHADYLRHPVPQDLIVPERY
- a CDS encoding 5'-methylthioadenosine/adenosylhomocysteine nucleosidase, giving the protein MTLALMAAMPEELAALLAQLDSPTVHHHAGRAFHAGRLEGQDVVLVLSRIGKVAAATTATLLIERFKARAIVFTGVAGGLHPQARVGDIVIARELLQHDLDVSPLFPRHEVPLTGRSRFPTDAELSDGLQAAAAEALAVERLALAASLEALGVSQPRLHEGLIVSGDRFVATAAESQALRHELPDALAVEMEGAALAQVCHDCDVPYAVIRSISDRADDAAHGDFLRYLAEVAAPMAAAILRCWLRRGPLPV
- the miaB gene encoding tRNA (N6-isopentenyl adenosine(37)-C2)-methylthiotransferase MiaB yields the protein MNEYDSDKMVDVMRAAEGYEPTQDPEQADLILFNTCSVREKAQEKVFSDLGRVKHLKARGTKIAVGGCVASQEGAALLDRAPYVDVVFGPQTLHRLPELLKRRDSQRRPQVDISFPEVEKFDHLPPARVEGASAFVSIMEGCSKYCSYCVVPYTRGEEVSRPFDDVLSEVAHLAEQGVKEVTLLGQNVNAYRGPMGGTAEIADFAFLLEVVAEIPGIERIRYTTSHPKEFSARLIELYGRCDKLVNHVHLPVQHGSDRVLMAMKRGYTALEFKSIVRRLRALRPDIAIGSDFIVGFPGETEADFALLMKLVEEVAFDASFSFIYSSRPGTPAAALADDTPAEVKLKRLQVLQAAIEAEAQRRSQALVGCMQRVLVEGPSRKDPTELMGRTECNRIVNFAPGPQPQRLVGQLLDLRITQALPHSLRAELPTREAVLSA
- a CDS encoding SET domain-containing protein → MPELRSLPPAPPPPSEPRRHGPAAYAVRVAPSRIDGQGAYADEAVPARRKIGEIRGERISVREARRRAKGLARIMIVELDAHHAIDAAGSSDPLRFVNHSCAPNAVLRIRQGRVEFYALRALSPGEEITADYGESHHAGQLRCGCGAPNCRGAI
- a CDS encoding efflux RND transporter permease subunit; translated protein: MDISRFFIDRPRFAAVLSIMVFLVGLIAIFRLPISEYPEVAPPQVVVRAQFPGANPRVIAQTVATPLEEAVNGVEDMLYMSSQATADGAMTLTVTFKIGTDADAAETAVQNRVNRTLPRLPEVVRQIGVTTEKSSPNLTMVVHLVSPEDKYDALYLRNYATLNIRDELLRIPGMGSVQAFGSGDYAMRIWLDPDKLTARGLTAGDVTRAVREQNAQVAAGVVGAPPAPRGTEFQLSINTQGRLSSPEEFAEIILRVDTRDGSIVRLKDVGRVELSSNSYSLRSLLNNKEAAAIAIFQSPDANALALSEAVRQTMERLKADFPAGVDYSIVYDPTRFVQTSINKVVQTLIEAVLLVVLVVIVFLQTWRASIIPLLAVPVSVVGTFAVLLAMGFTINTLTLFGLVLAIGIVVDDAIVVVENVERNIESGLSPREASIKAMREVSGPIIAIGLVLCAVFIPLAFVSGLSGQFYRQFAVTIAISTVISAFNSLTLSPALSAILLKGHDAPKDWLTRGMDKVFGGFFAWFNRVFQRGSSGYSRQVGGLVRHKAAALVVYAIGLALTGFLFTRVPPGFVPAPDKQYLIGIAQLPDGASLDRTEAVIRRMSEIALKVPGIKDSVAFPGLSINGFAAQPNAGIVFFGLHDFEDRKTAETQLQAILGNVNGAIQQIQDAQMFVVPPPAVDGLGNAGGFRLELQDRDSVGEQALYAAVWGAIGRIYANPQSSIGLTYSNYQINVPQLFADVDRTKAKQLGVNLSDVYETMQTYLGSLYVNDFNRFGKTYQVIVQADAPFRNKPEDIAALRVRNDRGDMVPLGAFVDVQPTFGPSAVSRYNGYYSADINGSPKPGFSSGQAQAEMEKLLKEALPRGVGYQWTELVYQEKIAGNTMVLIFPICVLLVFLVLAAMYESWKLPIAILLIVPMCILSALTGVWLSRFWGQPGDFNLFTQIAFVVLVGLACKNAILIVEFAKELEEQGEKVLDAVIHACRMRLRPILMTSIAFIAGVTPLIFGSGAGSEMRQAMGIAVFSGMIGVTIFGIYLTPVFYVLMRGRGRAMPVRAGHGHGHGADSPTAGASHD
- a CDS encoding long-chain-fatty-acid--CoA ligase, which translates into the protein MMTAAWLKHYPQGVPATIDPSAYGSLLTLIDESFAKFLGRPACHFLGRSFSFHDLDVRSRAFAAYLQSLGLQAGDRVAVMMPNVPQYPVVVAGILRAGCVLVNVNPLYTPRELEHQLRDSGSSAIVILENFAATLRAAKHAIPPNRVVLAAMGDMLGVAKGAVVNAVVRHVKKLVPAFDSTGFVRFGTALQRGAAQPYQRPEVDAEDVALLQYTGGTTGVSKGAVLSHRNIIANVLQCEAWYRPVLGGLPANEPLLTVCALPLYHIFAFTVNMMLSLRVGGANILIPNPRDLPAVFKALKPHRFHSFPAVNTLFGALARHPEFNTVDWSSLRLSVGGGMAVTAGVAQLWLEKTGCSICEGYGLSETSPTASCNPVDAKSYTGTIGLPLPSTEFKLLDDAGQEVALGEPGEIAIRGPQVMQGYWQRPDETAAVMTADGFLRTGDIGVADERGYFKIVDRKKDMILVSGFNVYPNEIEDVMSRMPGVLECAAVGVPDEKSGEAVRLVIVRQDPSLTEEQVRTYCHANLTGYKRPRQIEFRADLPKTPVGKILRRELR
- a CDS encoding efflux RND transporter periplasmic adaptor subunit yields the protein MTPSIRPLSSDAGTPPDANADATTQPLGRRPWALAATTTLVAVLGSLSLLSGCSEGVQAQGGPPGAPPVAVAPAVERMVREQLDFTGRLEAPESVDIRARVGGPIDKVHFRDGAVVKAGQLLFTIDRRTYAAEVARFESQQAAAQAQFAIAQADLGRAQGLLESRAVSRQEVDQLAAAARTAEAQLRAAEAALQGARLNLAFTEIRAPIAGKLSRAEITTGNLVGPEQVLTTLVSLQKVYAYFDVSEQAFLRLRKVAPATLQARMGLADERGLPHAGAVDFVDNRLNPATGAIRVRAVFDNRDGRFAPGLFARIQLAGGEPRKVVLTPDRAIGTDQSKKFVYVVGADKIAQYREVQPGALREGMRVIEKGLAAGEKVVVSGLQRVRPGAPLEPLELPVDANGLPVEAAPGAAPAAAPASAASAAGA
- a CDS encoding M20/M25/M40 family metallo-hydrolase, encoding MNAPERLLPSPDAEALRAHVDRAWAERIVPALRDYIAIPAKSPLFDPDWAEHGHLEKVLRDASTWVEAQGLRGLRLEIVRLTGPDGRPRTPVIFFELAASTPAAAVRAQDDPTVLLYGHLDKQPEFDGWRTGLGPWTPVLQGERLYGRGSADDGYAVYSAVTALAALQAQGLPHPRCVGLIESCEESGSGDLPAYLDALRPRLGDVQLVVCLDSGAGNYEQLWLTSSLRGNVTGTLRVEVLDEGVHSGDGSGLVPSSFRILRHLLDRLEDSGSGRVLPESFHVAIPAERVAQAQQAAAILGAEVWKRYPWACGADGGFVLPVTTDPAEVLLNRTWRPTLSVTGADGFPATRSAGNVLRPFTAFKLSLRLPPGVDGHVAAQRLKALLEDQAPYNARVTFEPDGRAGPDDDGQGSARWGATGWNAPSLAPWLDAALEAASRTHFGASYAHIGQGGTIPLMSLLEAGFPKAQMMVCGVLGPKSNAHGPNEFLHLPYAQRLTASVAEVIAAFARTKAEAVAG